The genomic DNA CATAATAGGTCCCTCCTATAGCTGCACGATTAATTGAAGCAATATGACTTATGCGAACCCGTTCTTCATCAGAAACGGCATATCGATGCCTATTGAGGAGTCTTCGGTCTCGGACGGCTCATCCTCGTAATTCTTTTTCCCGAACGCGAGCAAATGCTCAACATATTTGCCAAGGATATCGCATTCCAGATTAACGGTATCCCCCTGGCGTTTATGCGCCAGAACGGTTTCTGCCAAAGTATGGGGAATGATCGATACGCTGAAGATAGGCCCTCCCGCGCGGACGACTGTAAGGCTTATTCCATCGACCGTAATGGAGCCTTTAGGAATAATGTATTTAAACAGGGATTTCTTCGCAGGGGAAATTTCGAAGACGACCGCATTCTGATCCTGCTTCACTCCCGTGATCGTTCCTACTCCGTCTACGTGCCCCTGAACGATATGTCCGCCAAAACGGCCGTTTGCAGCCATAGCTCGTTCCAGGTTTACTTTGCTGCCCGATCTGAGCTGGCTCAGGTTCGTATGGCGGTACGTTTGCGGCATAACGTCTACCGAAAAGGATGAACGGTCAAAATGCGTGGCCGTCAGGCACACCCCGTTGACAGCGACGCTGTCCCCCAGCTTCATCCCTTGGGTCACCGTGTTTGCAAATATGCTGATGACCATCGCCTCGCCCTTGCTTTGAACCGATTTGATGGCGCCTACTTCCTCCACTAGCCCGGTAAACAACTCAGCCCCCTCCTTCCATTAACTTCTGAAATTCTCTATTCATTCCAAGCGGGATATCCCGAAATGCAAACATTATCGCCGATCTGCTCCACGGTTATATCGTTTAAGACAACCGCATCCTTCATAAGTTCGAAGCCATCAAACACAAAGGTGCCTGGCGCATTCAGACCGCCGATGATTTTTGGCGCCATGAATAAAACCACCTCATCAACCAGTTTGCCATTAAGCAGTGATCCGTTAAGACGTCCTCCCCCTTCGACAAGCAGCGAAGAAATGCCGAGTTCGCCAAGCCTGCGCAATCCGGAACGAAGATCGACCTGCGGCCCTTTGCCGCTAACAATAACCTGGATTCCCCGCTCGGTTAACTGTGCCCGCCTGGCTTCAGAAGCCTTCTCCGTCGTCAGCACAATCGTCTGTACGGCGTTATCGCTGAGCACCTTGGCTTCATCAGGTATACGAAGAGTCGAGTCGACAACGATTCTCGCCGGCGAAATGCCAGGTACCGATAGCCTCGTCGTTAAAGAAGGATCATCAGCGATCACCGTATCCACACCGACCATAATCCCATGATGGCGATGGCGCATCGTGTGTACGCGCTCCCTTGATGCAGCGTTTGAAATCCATTTGCTGTCACCGTTTTTAGAAGCGATTTTCCCGTCCAGCGTACTGGCGGTCTTAATCGTGACATACGGCATCCCGGTCGTAATGAATTTGATGAATTTCCGGTTTAGCTTTATCGCCTCATCCCGCAGGACACCGACCTCCACCTCGATTCCGTTTCGCCGCAGCAGCTCTATACCTTTACCGGCCACTTGTGGATTTGGGTCTTCGCAAGCAACAACTACGCGGCTTACCCCGGCCTTGACCAGGCCTTCGCTGCATGGAGGCGTTGCCCCGTGATGGCTGCACGGCTCTAGCGTCACGTAAACCGTGCTGCCTTCTGCCGCCTCGCCGGCCATATTCAGCGCATGAACTTCCGCATGCGGAGTTCCCCGCTTCAAGTGACTGCCAAGACCGATGACAGCTCCATCCTTTACAATAACGGACCCAACCACCGGGTTGATGCCGGTTTGTCCCTGAGACCGGCCCGCCATGTCCAGGGCTAGCCTCATATAGTACTCATCATTAATGATCTCCAAAATATGTTTCACCTCCACCCTGCTTCAAGCAACATCGGCAGCAAACAAATAAGCCCCACCGGAATCCGATGGGGCATGAGAGCAAATGTACGCAAAATGAAAGCACACAAAGTTGGGTATGCGAAAACATAACGGAACATAGGGGCCAATCATCAAAAAGCAGCCCAAGCCGTCGTCGCTCAACCAACTCTTTAAGTATCCCGGTTTCCAACATGACATGATTCTCATGAATGAACATGTCATTGTGAAAATTGGAACTTAAAGAATATGCTTT from Paenibacillus woosongensis includes the following:
- a CDS encoding riboflavin synthase → MFTGLVEEVGAIKSVQSKGEAMVISIFANTVTQGMKLGDSVAVNGVCLTATHFDRSSFSVDVMPQTYRHTNLSQLRSGSKVNLERAMAANGRFGGHIVQGHVDGVGTITGVKQDQNAVVFEISPAKKSLFKYIIPKGSITVDGISLTVVRAGGPIFSVSIIPHTLAETVLAHKRQGDTVNLECDILGKYVEHLLAFGKKNYEDEPSETEDSSIGIDMPFLMKNGFA
- the ribD gene encoding bifunctional diaminohydroxyphosphoribosylaminopyrimidine deaminase/5-amino-6-(5-phosphoribosylamino)uracil reductase RibD; this translates as MEIINDEYYMRLALDMAGRSQGQTGINPVVGSVIVKDGAVIGLGSHLKRGTPHAEVHALNMAGEAAEGSTVYVTLEPCSHHGATPPCSEGLVKAGVSRVVVACEDPNPQVAGKGIELLRRNGIEVEVGVLRDEAIKLNRKFIKFITTGMPYVTIKTASTLDGKIASKNGDSKWISNAASRERVHTMRHRHHGIMVGVDTVIADDPSLTTRLSVPGISPARIVVDSTLRIPDEAKVLSDNAVQTIVLTTEKASEARRAQLTERGIQVIVSGKGPQVDLRSGLRRLGELGISSLLVEGGGRLNGSLLNGKLVDEVVLFMAPKIIGGLNAPGTFVFDGFELMKDAVVLNDITVEQIGDNVCISGYPAWNE